Proteins from a genomic interval of Leifsonia shinshuensis:
- a CDS encoding ABC transporter ATP-binding protein translates to MTTLEFRNVTKIYNVRGSGQLKALDDVSFTLGQRQTIGLVGQSGSGKSTIAKILTQLETPTRGEVLLDGAPIPRSGKRLRQYRQQLRMVFQDPFASLNPSHTIRHHIERPLRLDHVVPKAEVDDEVRRLLRRVQLDADAVIDRRPHELSGGQRQRVAIARALASRPTLLVADEPVSMLDVSLRVGVLNLLADLQREEGLGVLYITHDLATARHFSDEIIVLNQGRIVEHGPADDVILRPQDPYTRELRAASPDPEKHFGKLTARTVTTAQTAGGAL, encoded by the coding sequence ATGACCACGCTCGAATTCCGCAACGTCACCAAGATCTACAACGTCCGCGGCTCCGGGCAGCTGAAGGCCCTGGACGACGTCAGCTTCACGCTGGGCCAGCGGCAGACGATCGGCCTGGTCGGCCAGTCCGGCAGCGGCAAGTCCACGATCGCGAAGATCCTCACCCAGCTCGAGACGCCCACCCGCGGCGAGGTGCTGCTGGACGGCGCCCCGATCCCGCGCTCGGGCAAGCGGCTGCGGCAGTACCGCCAGCAGCTCCGGATGGTGTTCCAGGACCCGTTCGCCTCGCTGAACCCGTCGCACACGATCCGGCACCACATCGAGCGCCCGCTGCGGCTCGACCACGTCGTCCCGAAGGCCGAGGTGGACGACGAGGTGCGGCGGCTGCTGCGCCGCGTGCAGCTCGACGCGGACGCCGTGATCGACCGCCGACCGCACGAGCTCTCCGGCGGCCAGCGCCAGCGTGTGGCCATCGCCCGCGCGCTCGCCTCCCGCCCGACCCTGCTGGTGGCCGACGAGCCGGTGTCGATGCTCGACGTGTCGCTGCGCGTCGGCGTGCTGAACCTGCTCGCCGACCTGCAGCGCGAGGAAGGGCTCGGCGTGCTCTACATCACGCACGACCTGGCCACCGCGCGGCACTTCAGCGACGAAATCATCGTCCTCAACCAGGGCCGGATCGTCGAGCACGGCCCCGCCGACGACGTGATCCTCCGCCCGCAGGACCCCTACACCCGTGAGCTCCGGGCCGCGTCCCCCGACCCGGAGAAGCACTTCGGCAAGCTGACCGCCCGAACCGTCACGACAGCACAGACCGCAGGAGGTGCGCTGTGA
- a CDS encoding ABC transporter ATP-binding protein, with amino-acid sequence MTDSLLSVRDFSVVYDVDPPVAAVKNVSLDIKRGEIVGLAGESGCGKTTLAYGVQRLLKPPAVITSGSVVFHDEGGEDIDINALDAEQMRRFRWDKTSMVFQGAMNALNPVATIGSQLDDVFQVHRPGMSRAERRAAVIELLQIVKVGGQRIRSYPHELSGGMRQRVMIAMALALRPQLMVMDEPTTALDVLVQREILKQISQLRHDFGFSVVFITHDLPLLLEISDRIAIMRDGEIVELATAEQIWTNPQHEYTQKLLQSFPRLTGERGVVVR; translated from the coding sequence ATGACAGACTCCCTTCTCTCCGTGCGCGACTTCTCGGTCGTGTACGACGTCGACCCGCCGGTCGCGGCGGTCAAGAACGTCTCCCTCGACATCAAGCGCGGCGAGATCGTCGGCCTCGCCGGCGAGAGCGGCTGCGGCAAGACCACCCTCGCCTACGGCGTGCAGCGCCTCCTCAAGCCCCCGGCCGTGATCACCAGCGGCAGCGTCGTCTTCCACGACGAGGGTGGCGAGGACATCGACATCAACGCCCTCGACGCGGAGCAGATGCGCCGCTTCCGCTGGGACAAGACCTCGATGGTCTTCCAGGGCGCGATGAACGCCCTCAACCCCGTGGCCACCATCGGCTCGCAGCTCGACGACGTCTTCCAGGTGCACCGGCCGGGCATGAGCCGGGCCGAGCGGCGGGCGGCCGTGATCGAGCTCCTGCAGATCGTCAAGGTGGGTGGGCAGCGGATCCGCTCCTACCCGCACGAGCTCTCCGGCGGCATGCGCCAGCGCGTGATGATCGCGATGGCCCTCGCCCTCCGCCCGCAACTCATGGTCATGGACGAGCCGACGACCGCGCTGGACGTGCTCGTGCAGCGCGAGATCCTCAAGCAGATCTCCCAGCTCCGCCACGACTTCGGCTTCTCCGTCGTCTTCATCACCCACGACCTCCCGCTGCTGCTGGAGATCAGCGACCGGATCGCGATCATGCGCGACGGCGAGATCGTGGAGCTCGCCACCGCCGAGCAGATCTGGACGAACCCGCAGCACGAGTACACGCAGAAGCTGCTGCAGTCGTTCCCGCGCCTCACCGGCGAGAGAGGAGTGGTCGTCCGATGA
- a CDS encoding YdeI/OmpD-associated family protein produces the protein MAELERFVASGRPALREWLAENARTSPGVWIVYEKGADRTLSYDDIVEEALCVGWVDSLPRRLDDQHAMLRLSPRNPKSNWSRRNKERIAALRERGLMTADGEAVVEAAVASGTWSALDTVEELAEPPELRAALDADPVARANWDAFPRSARRAILEWLLSAKTDVTRDRRVETIVTEANQNRRANQWRQPGSPPPARS, from the coding sequence ATGGCCGAGCTCGAGCGGTTCGTCGCGAGCGGCAGACCCGCGTTGCGGGAGTGGCTGGCGGAGAACGCCCGCACGTCGCCCGGCGTCTGGATTGTGTACGAGAAGGGCGCGGACCGCACCCTGAGCTATGACGACATCGTGGAGGAAGCGCTCTGCGTCGGGTGGGTGGACAGCCTCCCGCGCAGGCTCGACGACCAGCATGCGATGCTCCGGCTCTCGCCGCGGAACCCGAAGAGCAACTGGTCCCGGCGCAACAAGGAGCGGATCGCCGCCCTGCGCGAGCGCGGGCTGATGACCGCCGACGGCGAGGCCGTGGTCGAGGCGGCCGTGGCGAGCGGCACGTGGTCGGCGCTGGACACGGTCGAAGAGCTCGCCGAACCGCCCGAGCTCCGCGCCGCCTTGGACGCCGACCCGGTCGCGCGCGCCAACTGGGACGCCTTCCCGCGCTCGGCCCGCCGCGCGATCCTCGAATGGCTGCTCTCGGCCAAGACCGACGTCACCCGCGACCGCCGCGTCGAGACCATCGTGACCGAGGCGAACCAGAACCGGCGGGCGAATCAGTGGCGCCAGCCCGGGTCGCCGCCACCGGCCCGCAGCTGA
- a CDS encoding LysR family transcriptional regulator: MADLRQFEALTAVHAEGSVTAAARRLGWGQPTVDYHLKNLERLVGSPVLVRSPRGSRLTPVGMLLLERAQEILTLSERAVADAREFSQLGRVRLRFGTFATAAASILPFVAGSVGDLGIEIDATFEEVPALVDRINRGALDAALVYTVPGYDLPFRPDVVTMEVYRDPLLLALPVGHPLASRRSVDLPAVLSLRDERWVFATSAEDAMDRVVADAFAAEGHVLDVAIRTDDFQVLLGMTAARMVVGFIPGLATTAAHPGIVLLPVDDPSFVRSILVATPADDASRRPSAATRHLVAAIRDGFAAVRAGGGTRRNGG; this comes from the coding sequence ATGGCGGATCTGCGGCAGTTCGAGGCGCTCACGGCGGTCCACGCCGAGGGCTCGGTCACAGCCGCCGCCCGCCGCCTGGGCTGGGGCCAGCCGACCGTCGACTACCACCTGAAGAACCTGGAACGGCTGGTCGGCTCTCCGGTGCTCGTGCGCTCGCCGCGCGGCAGCAGGCTGACGCCCGTCGGGATGCTGCTCCTCGAACGCGCGCAGGAGATCCTGACGCTGAGCGAGCGGGCGGTCGCGGACGCGCGCGAGTTCAGCCAGCTGGGACGGGTGCGGCTGCGGTTCGGGACCTTCGCGACGGCGGCGGCGAGCATCCTGCCGTTCGTCGCCGGCAGCGTCGGCGACCTCGGCATCGAGATCGACGCCACCTTCGAGGAGGTCCCCGCGCTCGTCGACCGGATCAACCGCGGCGCGCTCGACGCCGCTCTCGTCTACACCGTGCCCGGCTACGACCTGCCCTTCCGGCCCGACGTGGTGACGATGGAGGTGTACCGGGATCCGCTACTGCTGGCGCTGCCCGTCGGGCACCCGCTCGCGTCGCGCAGGTCGGTCGACCTCCCCGCCGTGCTCTCGCTCCGGGACGAGCGCTGGGTCTTCGCCACCTCCGCCGAGGATGCGATGGACCGCGTCGTCGCGGACGCCTTCGCGGCGGAAGGCCACGTCCTGGACGTCGCGATCCGGACCGACGACTTCCAGGTCCTCCTCGGCATGACCGCGGCGCGCATGGTGGTCGGGTTCATCCCGGGCCTCGCGACGACCGCCGCACACCCCGGCATCGTCCTGCTCCCGGTCGACGACCCGTCGTTCGTGCGCTCGATCCTCGTGGCGACACCGGCGGACGACGCGAGCCGGCGCCCCTCGGCCGCCACGCGCCACCTCGTCGCTGCGATCCGGGACGGGTTCGCCGCCGTGCGGGCGGGAGGCGGGACGAGACGGAACGGCGGTTAG
- a CDS encoding amino acid permease yields MPTIAQQLLRRKPTTPPGAGEAHLRRSIGLFSLTMIGVGGTLGTGIFFILSQAVPVAGPAVIWSFVIGGVVAGLTALCYAEMAGAVPASGSTYSYAYATLGEGTAMAVGACLLLEYGVSTAAVAVGWSQYVNQLLQNLFGWQLPVQLSQAPEQGGIVNIPAVIVIVLCSLLLLRGARESTTVNSIMVVIKIAVVLFFCAVAFTGWNADHFHNFAPAGFAGIVGGAGIIFFSFVGLDAVSTAGEEAKNPKRNLPLAIIFALLIIIVLYVGTSLAALGAQAPAKFANQDAGLAAILQNIVGSSWPGTVVAIGAIISIFSVTLVCLYGQTRILFAMSRDGMIPKVFARVNPRTMTPVRNTVIVMIATGVLAAVVPIDFLAEMTSIGTLVAFLVVSLGVIILRVREPELERGFRLPLGWTIPILSIAGCIAIITQLRLITIIVFLIWTAVFLVFYWFYGRKHSTLQTGQPIAGADAPYTSNFAQPSKSEIREAAERRKAGRR; encoded by the coding sequence ATGCCCACCATCGCTCAGCAGCTGCTGCGCAGGAAGCCCACGACGCCGCCCGGCGCCGGGGAGGCGCACCTGAGACGCAGCATCGGCCTCTTCTCGCTGACCATGATCGGTGTCGGCGGGACGCTCGGCACCGGAATCTTCTTCATCCTGTCGCAGGCGGTCCCCGTCGCCGGACCCGCCGTGATCTGGTCGTTCGTCATCGGCGGCGTCGTCGCCGGGCTCACCGCCCTCTGCTACGCGGAGATGGCCGGCGCTGTCCCGGCCTCCGGCTCCACGTACTCGTACGCGTACGCGACGCTCGGCGAGGGCACGGCGATGGCGGTCGGAGCGTGTCTGCTGCTGGAGTACGGCGTCTCGACGGCGGCGGTCGCCGTCGGCTGGTCGCAGTACGTCAACCAGCTGCTGCAGAACCTCTTCGGCTGGCAGCTGCCGGTGCAGCTCTCCCAGGCGCCCGAGCAGGGCGGCATCGTCAACATCCCCGCGGTGATCGTCATCGTGCTGTGCTCCCTGCTGCTCCTGCGCGGGGCCCGCGAGTCCACGACGGTCAACAGCATCATGGTGGTCATCAAGATCGCCGTCGTGCTGTTCTTCTGCGCGGTCGCCTTCACCGGCTGGAACGCCGACCACTTCCACAACTTCGCTCCGGCCGGGTTCGCGGGCATCGTCGGCGGCGCCGGGATCATCTTCTTCTCGTTCGTCGGCCTCGACGCCGTGTCGACGGCGGGCGAGGAGGCCAAGAACCCGAAGCGGAACCTCCCGCTCGCGATCATCTTCGCGCTGCTCATCATCATCGTGCTGTACGTCGGCACCAGCCTCGCGGCCCTCGGCGCGCAGGCCCCGGCGAAGTTCGCGAACCAGGACGCCGGGCTCGCGGCGATCCTGCAGAACATCGTCGGCTCCAGCTGGCCGGGGACCGTCGTCGCGATCGGCGCCATCATCTCGATCTTCTCCGTGACGCTGGTCTGCCTCTACGGGCAGACGCGCATCCTGTTCGCCATGTCGCGCGACGGGATGATCCCGAAGGTGTTCGCGAGGGTCAACCCGCGGACGATGACGCCGGTGCGCAACACCGTCATCGTGATGATCGCCACGGGCGTCCTCGCGGCCGTCGTCCCGATCGACTTCCTCGCCGAGATGACCAGCATCGGCACCCTCGTCGCCTTCCTCGTGGTCTCGCTCGGCGTCATCATCCTGCGGGTGCGGGAGCCGGAGCTGGAGCGCGGCTTCCGCCTGCCGCTCGGCTGGACGATCCCGATCCTGTCGATCGCGGGCTGCATCGCGATCATCACCCAGCTGCGCCTCATCACGATCATCGTGTTCCTGATCTGGACCGCGGTCTTCCTCGTCTTCTACTGGTTCTACGGCCGGAAGCACTCCACGCTGCAGACCGGGCAGCCGATCGCCGGCGCGGACGCTCCGTACACGAGCAACTTCGCCCAGCCCAGCAAGAGCGAGATCCGCGAGGCCGCCGAACGCCGGAAGGCGGGCCGGAGATGA
- a CDS encoding ABC transporter permease, whose protein sequence is MSAETTTSAGIAQTDSTPVDPTLVGTTATKAERRGVRVPWRFIGGRVAFYVFTLWAAITINFFIPRLMKGDAVSSYMARSQGQLTPDAEKALRLLFGVDKSVPLWQQYLDYWNMLLHGNLGVSISTGMAPVGDAIASALPWTLGLVGFATVVSFLIGTALGAVIGWRRGGRLDVFIPITTFLGTIPYFWLGLIFIAIFSTTLGWFPAGHAYELGVDPGWNADFISQVLSHGALPMATIVVVSLGGWVLGMRNMMLTVLDEDYITVAQAKGMPDRRVLWRYAARNAVLPQIQSFALALGFIVSGTIVMEMVFSYPGIGLLLLNATNAKDYALMQGIFLVLVLAVLIANIIADIAYAILDPRTRQTEA, encoded by the coding sequence GTGAGCGCCGAGACGACGACGTCCGCGGGCATTGCCCAAACCGACTCCACCCCCGTCGACCCGACGCTCGTCGGAACCACCGCCACCAAGGCGGAGCGCCGCGGCGTCCGCGTCCCGTGGCGGTTCATCGGCGGTCGCGTGGCCTTCTACGTGTTCACCCTGTGGGCGGCCATCACGATCAACTTCTTCATCCCGCGCCTGATGAAGGGCGACGCCGTGTCGTCCTATATGGCGCGCAGCCAGGGGCAGCTCACCCCGGACGCCGAGAAGGCGCTGCGCCTGCTGTTCGGCGTCGACAAGTCGGTGCCGCTCTGGCAGCAGTACCTCGACTACTGGAACATGCTGCTGCACGGCAACCTCGGCGTCTCGATCTCGACGGGCATGGCGCCGGTCGGCGACGCGATCGCGTCCGCCCTGCCCTGGACGCTCGGCCTGGTCGGCTTCGCCACCGTGGTCTCCTTCCTGATCGGCACCGCCCTCGGCGCCGTGATCGGCTGGCGGCGCGGCGGGAGGCTGGACGTCTTCATCCCGATCACGACGTTCCTCGGCACGATCCCGTACTTCTGGCTCGGCCTGATCTTCATCGCGATCTTCTCCACGACGCTCGGCTGGTTCCCCGCCGGCCACGCCTACGAGCTGGGCGTGGACCCGGGCTGGAACGCCGACTTCATCAGTCAGGTGCTCTCGCACGGCGCCCTCCCGATGGCCACCATCGTGGTCGTCTCGCTCGGCGGCTGGGTGCTCGGGATGCGCAACATGATGCTCACCGTGCTCGACGAGGACTACATCACGGTCGCGCAGGCGAAGGGCATGCCGGACCGGCGCGTGCTGTGGCGCTACGCCGCCCGCAACGCGGTGCTGCCGCAGATCCAGAGCTTCGCGCTCGCGCTCGGCTTCATCGTCAGCGGCACGATCGTGATGGAGATGGTGTTCTCCTATCCCGGCATCGGCCTGCTGCTTCTCAACGCGACCAACGCCAAGGACTATGCGCTCATGCAGGGCATCTTCCTGGTGCTCGTGCTCGCCGTCCTGATCGCGAACATCATCGCCGATATCGCGTACGCCATCCTCGACCCGCGCACCCGCCAGACGGAGGCCTGA
- a CDS encoding glycoside hydrolase family 3 N-terminal domain-containing protein, translated as MTSILPSTTTDIPQEALPYQDPSLTTAERVADLLGRMTVEEKVGQMLQLDARDDLRDHVLRRHVGSILHTSPERILEANRLTAQTRLRIPLLVGEDCIHGHSFWPGATIYPTQLGMAATWDAELIERVARASAEEVAVTGVHWTFSPVLCIARDLRWGRVGETFGEDPFLIGELASAMVRGYQGDGLDDPTAILATAKHFAGYSETQGGRDASEADISRRKLRSWFLPPFERVAREGCRTFMLGYQSTDGVPITVNDWLLSEVLRGEWGYTGTLITDWDNVGRMVWEQKVQPDYAHAAAAAVKAGNDMVMTTPRFYEGALEAVERGMLAEDAFDAAVARILTLKFDLGLFEDPRLPSPDLDTVVGSAAHAELNLEVARRSIVLLENDGTLPLAASSPVRVAVVGPLADDAQTQLGDWAGGSGQAGWLDGQPREMITTVLDGLRGIDGWTVRHARGADILTLEQDPRGATFPDGQPRHPVVVPSLPDDRLIEEAVAAAEASDVVVAVVGDRIELVGEGRSTATLELIGGQVALLDAVIATGKPVIVVLLASKPLVLPPSVARAAAVLWAANPGMKGGQALAEIIAGRAEPSGRLPISFARHAGQQPTYYNQLRGQHGDRYADLTQSPAWAFGEGLSYTTVSYSDLTLAATSLGTGDEIEAAVTVTNTGSRPVRETVQVYVRDQVTSVSWADKELKGYRQVDLAPGESARVRLTLPVADCTIVDAAGERLVEAGAFELLVGPSSRDEVLLAAGFEVR; from the coding sequence ATGACCTCGATCCTCCCGTCCACGACCACCGACATCCCGCAGGAGGCCCTTCCCTACCAGGACCCATCGCTGACGACCGCCGAGCGCGTCGCCGACCTGCTCGGGCGCATGACGGTGGAGGAGAAGGTCGGCCAGATGCTCCAGCTGGACGCGCGCGACGACCTGCGCGACCACGTCCTGCGGCGTCACGTCGGCTCGATCCTGCACACCTCGCCGGAGCGCATCCTGGAGGCCAACCGGCTCACGGCGCAGACCCGGCTGCGGATCCCGCTGCTGGTCGGCGAGGACTGCATCCACGGGCACTCGTTCTGGCCCGGCGCCACGATCTACCCCACCCAGCTCGGCATGGCCGCGACCTGGGACGCCGAGCTGATCGAGCGCGTGGCGCGCGCCAGCGCCGAGGAGGTCGCCGTCACCGGCGTGCACTGGACGTTCTCACCGGTGCTGTGCATCGCCCGCGACCTGCGCTGGGGGAGGGTCGGCGAGACGTTCGGCGAGGACCCGTTCCTGATCGGCGAGCTCGCGAGCGCGATGGTGCGCGGCTACCAGGGCGACGGGCTCGACGACCCGACCGCGATCCTCGCGACCGCGAAGCACTTCGCCGGCTACTCGGAGACCCAGGGCGGCCGCGACGCGAGCGAGGCCGACATCTCCCGGCGCAAGTTGCGCAGCTGGTTCCTGCCGCCGTTCGAGCGGGTGGCCCGGGAGGGCTGCCGCACCTTCATGCTCGGCTACCAGAGCACCGACGGCGTGCCGATCACCGTGAACGACTGGCTGCTCAGCGAGGTTCTCCGCGGCGAGTGGGGCTACACCGGCACCCTCATCACCGACTGGGACAACGTCGGCCGGATGGTCTGGGAGCAGAAGGTCCAGCCCGACTACGCGCACGCCGCCGCCGCCGCGGTGAAGGCGGGCAACGACATGGTCATGACGACGCCGCGCTTCTACGAAGGCGCGCTGGAGGCCGTCGAGCGCGGGATGCTCGCGGAGGACGCCTTCGACGCCGCCGTCGCGCGCATCCTGACCCTGAAGTTCGACCTCGGCCTGTTCGAGGACCCGCGCCTGCCGTCGCCCGACCTGGACACCGTGGTCGGCAGCGCGGCGCACGCCGAGCTCAACCTGGAGGTCGCGCGCCGCTCGATCGTGCTGCTGGAGAACGACGGGACGCTCCCGCTCGCGGCGTCGTCGCCGGTCCGCGTGGCCGTCGTCGGCCCGCTCGCCGACGACGCCCAGACCCAGCTCGGCGACTGGGCCGGCGGCTCCGGCCAGGCCGGCTGGCTCGACGGCCAGCCGCGCGAGATGATCACGACGGTCCTCGACGGCCTCCGCGGCATCGACGGCTGGACAGTGCGGCACGCCCGCGGCGCCGACATCCTCACCCTGGAGCAGGACCCGCGCGGGGCGACATTCCCCGACGGCCAGCCGCGGCATCCGGTGGTCGTCCCGTCGCTGCCGGACGACCGGTTGATCGAGGAGGCCGTGGCCGCCGCCGAGGCGTCCGACGTCGTCGTCGCCGTCGTCGGCGACCGCATCGAGCTGGTCGGCGAGGGCCGTTCCACCGCGACGCTGGAGTTGATCGGCGGCCAGGTCGCGCTGCTGGACGCGGTGATCGCGACCGGGAAGCCGGTGATCGTCGTGCTCCTGGCCTCCAAGCCGCTGGTGCTGCCGCCGTCGGTGGCCCGGGCCGCGGCGGTGCTGTGGGCGGCGAACCCGGGCATGAAGGGCGGCCAGGCTCTCGCGGAGATCATCGCGGGCCGGGCCGAGCCGTCGGGCCGCCTCCCCATCTCGTTCGCGAGGCACGCCGGCCAGCAGCCCACCTACTACAACCAGCTCCGCGGACAGCACGGCGACCGCTACGCCGACCTCACCCAGTCGCCCGCGTGGGCGTTCGGCGAGGGGCTGTCCTACACGACCGTGTCCTACAGCGACCTGACGCTCGCCGCCACGTCGCTCGGCACGGGCGACGAGATCGAGGCGGCGGTGACGGTGACCAACACGGGCTCCCGCCCGGTCCGCGAGACCGTGCAGGTGTACGTGCGCGATCAGGTCACCAGCGTCAGCTGGGCCGACAAGGAGCTGAAGGGGTACCGGCAGGTGGACCTGGCGCCAGGGGAGTCGGCGCGGGTGCGGCTGACCCTGCCGGTGGCGGACTGCACGATCGTGGACGCGGCCGGCGAGCGGCTCGTGGAGGCCGGGGCGTTCGAGCTGCTGGTGGGGCCGTCGTCGCGCGACGAGGTGCTGCTGGCGGCGGGGTTCGAGGTGCGCTGA
- a CDS encoding ABC transporter permease, with protein MTLPQTAYIQAVTPEPPAPKKTTFWSQLKASLAMFSNPKSAAGLIILGVFVLVAIFAPLIAPYDPEAQNLKETLQPPSFTHLLGTTHIGQDVFSQLVYGTRGVLVVGFLATIMATVVAIVVGVTAGYLRGWKSESLSALSNVFLVIPGLPLMIIVASQFQDPPLPLIAAVLGLTGWAWGARVLRAQTMSLRNRDFIQAARANGEPLHRVILVEMLPNLLAIIASSFVGTMTAAVLGLTTLAFIGVIPVSNLNWGTILFWAQQNNAFPDYWWWYVPAGLCIALLGVSLALINFGIDEYVNPRLRSAGERARAMKRKGMNVNAAVTQVRTNSTTASAAATPESNTA; from the coding sequence ATGACTCTGCCCCAGACCGCCTACATCCAGGCGGTGACTCCCGAGCCGCCGGCGCCGAAGAAGACCACCTTCTGGTCGCAGCTCAAGGCCTCGCTGGCCATGTTCAGCAACCCGAAGTCGGCCGCCGGCCTGATCATCCTGGGCGTGTTCGTGCTCGTCGCGATCTTCGCCCCGCTGATCGCCCCGTACGACCCGGAGGCGCAGAACCTGAAGGAGACGCTGCAGCCGCCGTCGTTCACCCACCTGCTCGGCACGACGCACATCGGCCAGGACGTCTTCAGCCAGCTCGTCTACGGCACCCGCGGCGTGCTCGTCGTCGGTTTCCTGGCGACGATCATGGCCACGGTCGTGGCGATCGTCGTCGGCGTCACCGCCGGCTACCTGCGCGGCTGGAAGAGCGAGTCGCTGTCGGCGCTGTCGAACGTGTTCCTCGTCATCCCCGGCCTGCCGCTGATGATCATCGTCGCCTCGCAGTTCCAGGACCCGCCGCTGCCGCTCATCGCCGCGGTGCTCGGCCTGACCGGCTGGGCATGGGGCGCCCGCGTGCTGCGCGCGCAGACCATGTCCCTGCGCAACCGCGACTTCATCCAGGCCGCCCGGGCGAACGGCGAGCCGCTGCACCGGGTGATCCTGGTCGAGATGCTGCCGAACCTCCTGGCCATCATCGCCTCCAGCTTCGTCGGAACCATGACGGCCGCGGTGCTGGGCCTGACCACGCTCGCGTTCATCGGCGTCATCCCGGTGTCCAACCTGAACTGGGGCACCATCCTGTTCTGGGCGCAGCAGAACAACGCGTTCCCGGACTACTGGTGGTGGTACGTCCCCGCCGGCCTGTGCATCGCGCTGCTCGGCGTCTCTCTCGCCCTGATCAACTTCGGCATCGACGAGTACGTCAACCCGCGCCTGCGTTCGGCGGGGGAGCGCGCCCGGGCGATGAAGCGCAAGGGCATGAACGTCAACGCCGCCGTCACCCAGGTGCGCACGAACTCCACGACGGCCTCGGCCGCAGCGACCCCGGAAAGCAACACCGCATGA
- a CDS encoding aminotransferase class I/II-fold pyridoxal phosphate-dependent enzyme, which translates to MAPTRTSALDGTAAIDDAPAFDATSPAPADLRHWETPYADALERHAARGPVALMVPGHGGDDLGLSARLAGYFGERPLQLDVPMLLDDIDLGEDSPLSRSLALAADAWGARRTWFLTGGASQANRIAALAVRGLGENILSQRSAHSSFSDGVLSAGLVPSFVLPSIDSRHGVAHGVSPASLDEALTAATRAGRPADAVYIVSPSYFGAVADVAGLARVAHAHGAPLIVDGAWGPHFGFHPDLPESPARLGADLVVSSTHKLGGSLTQSAMLHLGHGPFADALEPLVERAVSITASTSTSALLQASLDIARHSLATGAELIGRSIAGADAFREALRGDPRFGVLSDGFGAFDDIVAVDPLRVAIDVSGTGVSGHWLRQRLIDADGIYFEMSTATTLVALIGAGKTPDLARAHRALAAAADSAEASAEAASGAAEEFPALPEAGPLRMPPRDAFFAGTELVPAAAAVGRISADTLAAYPPGIPNLIPGEEITAQTVAFLQAVAASPSGYVRGAVDPAVERFRVTARD; encoded by the coding sequence ATGGCCCCCACCCGCACCTCCGCTCTCGACGGCACCGCCGCGATCGACGACGCGCCCGCGTTCGACGCGACCTCGCCGGCTCCCGCCGACCTCCGTCACTGGGAGACCCCCTACGCCGACGCGCTGGAGCGTCACGCCGCGCGCGGACCGGTCGCGCTGATGGTGCCGGGGCACGGCGGCGACGACCTCGGTCTCAGCGCGCGGCTCGCCGGCTACTTCGGGGAGCGGCCGCTGCAGCTCGACGTCCCGATGCTGCTGGACGACATCGACCTGGGGGAGGACTCGCCGCTCAGCCGCTCCCTCGCCCTCGCGGCGGACGCGTGGGGCGCGCGCCGCACCTGGTTCCTGACCGGCGGCGCCTCGCAGGCCAACCGCATCGCCGCGCTGGCCGTGCGCGGACTCGGCGAGAACATCCTGTCCCAGCGCAGCGCGCACTCCAGCTTCAGCGACGGCGTGCTCTCGGCGGGCCTGGTCCCCTCGTTCGTACTGCCCTCCATCGACTCGCGCCACGGCGTGGCGCACGGCGTCTCGCCCGCCTCCCTGGACGAGGCGCTGACCGCCGCGACGCGCGCAGGGCGCCCGGCGGACGCGGTCTACATCGTCTCGCCCAGCTACTTCGGCGCGGTCGCGGATGTCGCGGGGCTGGCGCGGGTCGCGCACGCGCACGGCGCCCCGCTGATCGTGGACGGCGCCTGGGGGCCGCACTTCGGGTTCCACCCCGACCTCCCGGAGTCGCCCGCCCGGCTCGGCGCGGACCTCGTCGTCTCCAGCACGCACAAGCTGGGCGGCTCGCTCACCCAGTCGGCCATGCTGCACCTCGGTCACGGCCCGTTCGCGGACGCCCTCGAGCCGCTCGTCGAGCGCGCTGTCTCGATCACCGCGTCGACCTCCACCTCGGCGCTGCTGCAGGCATCGCTCGACATCGCCCGGCACTCCCTCGCCACCGGCGCGGAGCTGATCGGCCGGTCGATCGCGGGCGCCGACGCATTCCGGGAGGCGCTGCGCGGCGACCCGCGCTTCGGCGTGCTGAGCGACGGCTTCGGCGCCTTCGACGACATCGTCGCCGTCGACCCGCTGCGCGTGGCGATCGACGTCTCCGGCACCGGTGTGAGCGGGCACTGGCTGCGTCAGCGCCTCATCGACGCCGACGGGATCTACTTCGAGATGTCGACGGCGACCACCCTCGTGGCGCTCATCGGCGCCGGCAAGACGCCGGACCTCGCCCGGGCGCACCGGGCGCTGGCCGCGGCGGCCGACTCGGCCGAGGCGTCCGCCGAGGCGGCGAGCGGCGCCGCGGAGGAGTTCCCCGCCCTGCCCGAGGCCGGGCCGCTGCGCATGCCGCCGCGCGACGCCTTCTTCGCCGGCACCGAGCTCGTGCCCGCGGCCGCGGCCGTCGGGCGGATCTCCGCCGACACCCTCGCCGCCTACCCGCCCGGGATCCCGAACCTGATCCCCGGCGAGGAGATCACGGCCCAGACCGTGGCCTTCCTGCAGGCGGTCGCCGCATCCCCGTCAGGGTATGTGCGCGGCGCCGTCGACCCCGCGGTCGAGCGGTTCCGGGTGACCGCCCGCGACTGA